Part of the Chitinivibrionales bacterium genome, GAAAAGTGATGAAGTAATGGAATAGTGGAGTTCCGGGCAGGCCCGAAAGCGAGGGCATGGTTTCTTCCCATTACTCCAGTACTTTACTCCAACTCCGATTATGAAAAAAGTATTAATAGATCCGATTACCCGCATTGAGGGCCACCTTTCAGTAGAATTGGAAGTTGAGGGTGGCAAGGTAGCTGCGGCCCACGTACGGGGCGACATGTTTCGTGGATTCGAAATGATCCTCCGGGGCAGAAATCCCGCGGATGCGATTCAGATTACCCAGCGGATCTGTGGTGTTTGCCCCATATCTCACGGGATTGTCTCCACCCGTGCCGTCGATTCGGCGCTGGGAATCACGACCAATTCAAACGGCAGACTTCTGCGTAATCTGGCCCTCTGCGCCAACTATCTTCAGTCGCATATCCTTCACTTTTATCATCTTGCCGCGCCCGACTATGTCGATATCACCGCCGTACTGAAATACTCGGGCAATGATGAAAAAATCAATTATGTGAAGCAATGGGTCCAGTCTGAGCTGGAGGCCAAGAAGGGCAGAAAAGATGCGATCACGGCCGCTGCACCCTTTTTGCCCCGGTATGAGGGTAAAGAGTTTTACATCCAGGATCTCGATCTCAATATCGCCGCAATTACTCATTATCTCAAAGCACTCGAAATCCGCATGAAAACCCATAAAATGGTTGCCATGTTCGGCGGACGGGTACCACATGCCATTTCCTTTGTCCCCGGCGGCCTTGCTCAGGTCCCGTCGACAGAGCAGGTTAAAGAGTATCGAGCGCTTATTTCGGAAATAGAAGATTTTGTTAAAAACGCCTATATTCCCGATGTCCTCGCGGTGGCAAATGCCTATTCGGATTATTTTTCCTATGGTAAATTTACCGATTTTCTTACCTATGGAGAATTTGATGAACAAGACGGGTCCTTTTTGTTTCCTCAAGGGATTTATGCCGGAGAAACCGGGGAATCCTTTGACGCCTCTCTG contains:
- a CDS encoding nickel-dependent hydrogenase large subunit, encoding MKKVLIDPITRIEGHLSVELEVEGGKVAAAHVRGDMFRGFEMILRGRNPADAIQITQRICGVCPISHGIVSTRAVDSALGITTNSNGRLLRNLALCANYLQSHILHFYHLAAPDYVDITAVLKYSGNDEKINYVKQWVQSELEAKKGRKDAITAAAPFLPRYEGKEFYIQDLDLNIAAITHYLKALEIRMKTHKMVAMFGGRVPHAISFVPGGLAQVPSTEQVKEYRALISEIEDFVKNAYIPDVLAVANAYSDYFSYGKFTDFLTYGEFDEQDGSFLFPQGIYAGETGESFDASLIAEHVKHSRYKSSTGLHPSKGATDPQPEKEGAYSWMKSPRYGGKPLEVGPLARMVVGYTSGNPVIKNEIDSLLQSTGLGVDALFSSLGRHASRALECKILCTKAYQWLDEIQIGAMARSTYEIPQESEGMGLGEAPRGALGHWIAIKNGTIDNYQCVVPTTWNGAPRDDNGIAGPMEQSLIGTPVADPDNPIEPARIVRSFDPCIACAVHVIGNSK